The Rhododendron vialii isolate Sample 1 chromosome 5a, ASM3025357v1 genome contains a region encoding:
- the LOC131326581 gene encoding laccase-7-like yields the protein MARPMLLYLLASALALLVYSSVASAEIVEHSFQVQDLTMSRLCKQQVITVVNGSLPGPTIQVHEGDALIIHVFNKSPYNLTIHWHGIFQLHSAWADGPEYVTQCPILPGNKYTYRFAITGQEGTLWWHAHAQWLRATVYGALIIRPRKGYSYPFRKPFEEFPILLGEWWNANIIEIEEQALADGHGPNISNAFTINGWPGDLYNCSSTGTYKLKVVQGETYLLRIINVALYSELFFKIASHNMTIVAVDACYTNPMVTDVIVISPGQTIDVLLTADQPLASYYMAAHCYDSLGDAYDATTTTGIITYENATPSSPLMPNLPAVDDTSAAFEFFSSLTSLVNGPHWAPVPLEIDEHMLVTEGLGLVPCGANNTCGAPLGLQFAASMNNESFELPTKLSMLEAFYYNLTAGIYTTDFPKYPPVVFDYTSLSNNLNKALVMTSRSTKVTKLKYNSTVQIVFQNTALVGQQSHPIHLHGFNFYVLAQGFGNYDPVTRPKMFNLVNPQIRNTVGVPIGGWTVIRFTANNPGVWLIHCHFDTHLSWGLATAFVVEDGLNPSTSLPIPPPDLPRCSLYANQTRFFTTGGDNAKTVFDKVKTLVHRFGSLSAFLVPCFIVFVWFSCTMCKVQHFYQGKC from the exons ATGGCTCGCCCTATGTTGTTGTACTTGTTGGCATCTGCTTTAGCCCTTTTGGTTTATTCTTCGGTGGCCTCCGCCGAAATCGTGGAGCATTCTTTTCAG gtgCAAGATTTAACCATGAGCCGGTTGTGCAAACAACAAGTTATCACCGTCGTGAATGGAAGCCTTCCCGGCCCAACTATACAAGTTCATGAGGGTGACGCACTGATCATTCATGTCTTCAATAAATCTCCTTATAACCTTACAATTCATTG GCACGGGATTTTCCAGTTACACAGTGCATGGGCGGATGGACCTGAATATGTAACTCAATGCCCAATACTCCCTGGAAATAAATACACATACAGATTCGCCATCACAGGTCAAGAAGGGACCCTTTGGTGGCATGCCCACGCCCAGTGGCTTCGTGCAACTGTTTATGGCGCGCTGATCATCCGACCAAGAAAAGGTTACTCTTATCCTTTCCGGAAACCCTTTGAAGAATTCCCAATTCTTTTGG GAGAGTGGTGGAATGCTAATATTATCGAGATCGAGGAGCAAGCACTAGCTGATGGGCATGGGCCTAACATTTCTAATGCTTTCACCATCAACGGTTGGCCTGGTGATTTGTATAATTGCTCATCAACCG GCACGTATAAGCTGAAGGTTGTACAAGGAGAAACGTATCTCTTGCGCATCATCAACGTTGCGCTCTATAGTGAGCTCTTCTTTAAGATAGCAAGCCATAACATGACGATCGTCGCCGTCGATGCTTGTTACACCAATCCAATGGTCACTGACGTCATTGTCATATCCCCGGGCCAGACCATAGACGTGCTACTCACCGCCGACCAACCATTAGCCTCCTATTACATGGCGGCACATTGCTACGACAGCTTGGGAGATGCTTATGAtgcaaccaccaccaccgggaTCATTACGTATGAAAATGCCACACCATCATCCCCACTGATGCCGAACCTACCCGCCGTTGACGACACTTCTGCGGCCTTCGAATTCTTTTCCAGCCTGACGAGTCTTGTGAACGGGCCTCACTGGGCACCAGTCCCACTCGAAATCGATGAACACATGCTTGTGACGGAAGGCTTGGGGCTGGTCCCTTGCGGAGCAAACAATACTTGTGGGGCTCCTTTAGGACTACAATTTGCTGCGAGCATGAACAACGAATCTTTCGAGCTCCCTACCAAGTTATCTATGTTAGAAGCGTTTTACTACAATCTGACGGCTGGGATCTACACCACCGATTTTCCTAAATATCCGCCAGTGGTATTCGACTACACGAGTCTAAGCAACAACTTGAATAAGGCGCTCGTGATGACATCAAGGTCAACAAAGGTTACGAAATTGAAGTATAATTCTACGGTTCAGATTGTATTTCAGAACACGGCATTGGTGGGTCAACAAAGTCACCCGATACATTTGCACGGgtttaacttttatgttttggcCCAAGGATTTGGCAATTATGACCCCGTGACAAGGCCAAAAATGTTCAATCTCGTTAATCCACAAATACGCAATACTGTTGGAGTGCCCATTGGAGGATGGACCGTCATCAGATTCACGGCAAATAATCCTG GTGTATGGTTGATTCATTGTCACTTCGATACGCACTTGTCGTGGGGGCTAGCAACTGCTTTTGTTGTCGAGGACGGACTCAACCCATCAACTTCTTTGCCTATTCCTCCGCCAGATCTACCCCGTTGTTCGTTGTATGCTAACCAAACAAGATTTTTTACCACGGGTGGTGATAacgccaaaactgtttttgataAGGTCAAAACCTTAGTGCATAGGTTTGGCTCCTTGTCTGCTTTTCTTGTACCATGTTTTATTGTATTTGTGTGGTTTTCTTGTACCATGTGCAAAGTACAACACTTTTATCAAGGAAAATGTTAA